Proteins encoded within one genomic window of Comamonas endophytica:
- a CDS encoding H-NS family nucleoid-associated regulatory protein has product MKSLKELLAERAAIEKAIAQEKKVAEAQALKQVHELIAEFGFTAQQVFPWKAPKAHVPGKYLEPKSGATWSGRGKPPAWIAGKDRDQFLIQPASEPEPRQDGPYLAEMAAQAAARSAR; this is encoded by the coding sequence ATGAAAAGTTTGAAGGAATTGCTCGCCGAGCGCGCAGCCATTGAAAAAGCCATTGCCCAGGAAAAAAAGGTGGCAGAGGCGCAGGCGCTCAAGCAGGTGCATGAATTGATTGCCGAGTTCGGCTTCACCGCGCAGCAGGTATTCCCCTGGAAGGCGCCCAAGGCGCATGTGCCGGGCAAATATCTGGAGCCCAAGTCGGGCGCCACCTGGTCCGGCCGCGGCAAGCCGCCGGCATGGATCGCGGGCAAGGACCGCGACCAGTTCCTGATCCAGCCTGCGTCCGAGCCCGAGCCGCGTCAGGACGGGCCCTATCTGGCGGAGATGGCGGCACAGGCGGCGGCCCGCTCGGCCCGCTGA
- a CDS encoding DOPA 4,5-dioxygenase family protein gives MSALISTAIHDWHAHVYFDAASRAPAWALREAIGQHLAAQVEIGRFHEKPVGPHPMWSFQLRIQSQDFLSVLEWLVLHHGMLDVFVHPNTGDGLRDHRDHALWIGKSHILDLALFGAKN, from the coding sequence ATGAGTGCCCTGATTTCTACTGCCATTCACGACTGGCATGCCCATGTCTATTTCGACGCCGCCAGCCGCGCACCGGCCTGGGCGCTGCGCGAGGCCATTGGCCAGCATCTGGCCGCTCAGGTGGAAATAGGCCGTTTCCATGAGAAGCCGGTCGGCCCGCATCCGATGTGGAGTTTCCAGCTGCGCATTCAGTCACAAGATTTTCTTTCAGTTCTCGAGTGGCTGGTGCTGCACCACGGTATGCTCGACGTCTTCGTGCATCCCAATACCGGGGACGGTCTGCGCGACCACCGTGACCACGCGCTGTGGATCGGAAAATCGCACATTCTGGACCTGGCATTGTTTGGTGCCAAGAACTGA
- a CDS encoding patatin-like phospholipase family protein — protein MEKRQPRISRPRLQLDLALQGGGALGAFTWGVLDRLLEEEHIDIGRISGTSAGALNGAVLATGLARGGRKAAQEHLASLWNQVALAGSIMTFLMLPLRKPGSLGLWDDLHPLISPYQANPLGMAPLRAILDGVVDVELLRQDGAAPRVHVNAVHVQTGKGRVFGPAELSLDAILASACAPLVYQAVRIEGEDYWDGSYVANPYLWPLYEGRHDTDILLVELIPPHRAETPMSAKNILNRINEITSINGLVAELAALQTVNRHAPGADIRLHAVSMPAQPAAPLGKEPSVKRTVDRNLFEMLRQDGRRACEAWLAEHGTKLGRQSSIDVDAHYLRPYAQPGVGGAAQMACGGLQT, from the coding sequence GCCAGCCACGCATTTCTCGTCCACGCTTGCAACTCGATCTGGCGCTGCAGGGCGGCGGCGCACTGGGCGCCTTCACCTGGGGCGTGCTGGACCGCCTGCTGGAGGAGGAACACATCGACATCGGGCGCATCAGCGGCACCAGCGCCGGCGCCCTGAACGGCGCCGTGCTCGCCACCGGACTGGCGCGCGGCGGCAGGAAGGCGGCCCAGGAGCATCTGGCCTCGCTGTGGAACCAGGTGGCGCTGGCCGGCTCGATCATGACCTTCCTGATGCTGCCGCTGCGCAAGCCCGGCAGCCTGGGGCTGTGGGACGACCTGCATCCCCTCATATCGCCTTACCAGGCCAATCCCCTGGGCATGGCGCCGCTGCGCGCCATCCTCGATGGCGTGGTCGACGTGGAACTGCTGCGACAGGACGGCGCCGCGCCGCGCGTGCATGTCAACGCGGTGCACGTGCAGACCGGCAAGGGGCGCGTGTTCGGGCCGGCCGAGCTGAGCCTGGACGCGATTCTCGCCTCCGCCTGCGCGCCGCTGGTCTACCAGGCGGTACGCATCGAGGGCGAGGATTATTGGGACGGCAGCTACGTCGCCAATCCCTATCTCTGGCCGCTGTACGAGGGCAGGCACGATACCGACATCCTGCTGGTCGAGCTGATTCCCCCGCATCGCGCCGAGACGCCGATGTCGGCCAAGAACATCCTCAACCGCATCAACGAGATCACTTCCATCAACGGCCTGGTGGCGGAGCTGGCGGCGCTGCAGACGGTCAACCGCCATGCGCCCGGCGCCGATATCCGCCTGCATGCCGTGAGCATGCCGGCACAGCCCGCGGCGCCGCTGGGCAAGGAGCCGTCGGTCAAGCGCACCGTCGACCGCAACCTCTTCGAGATGCTGCGCCAGGACGGACGGCGCGCCTGCGAGGCGTGGCTTGCCGAGCATGGCACCAAGCTGGGGCGGCAGTCGTCCATCGATGTGGACGCGCATTATCTGCGGCCCTATGCGCAGCCCGGCGTCGGCGGCGCGGCCCAGATGGCATGCGGCGGACTGCAGACATGA